The Streptomyces laurentii genome contains a region encoding:
- a CDS encoding hypothetical protein (identified by MetaGeneAnnotator; putative;~sequence version:1), translating into MPGARRAIRRRGATHSKVSNAPECAPYEGCPRADCLRADHLGRAPPQPGTARPGTTKPRRDGGFLPGPIAVTGLEERSPLGGNLGTGPLRRHIQSNGSDLPLVPECPLRRV; encoded by the coding sequence ATGCCCGGCGCCCGGCGGGCCATACGGAGGAGAGGGGCGACTCACTCGAAGGTGTCCAACGCGCCGGAGTGTGCGCCGTACGAGGGATGCCCGCGCGCCGACTGCCTCCGCGCCGACCACCTCGGCCGGGCACCACCTCAACCGGGGACCGCTCGGCCGGGGACGACAAAGCCCCGGCGGGACGGGGGGTTCCTACCGGGGCCGATTGCCGTGACGGGGCTCGAAGAGCGGTCGCCTCTGGGGGGGAACCTGGGGACCGGGCCCCTTCGCCGTCACATACAGTCCAACGGCTCGGATCTCCCGCTTGTTCCGGAGTGCCCCCTGCGTCGCGTGTGA
- a CDS encoding hypothetical protein (identified by MetaGeneAnnotator; putative;~sequence version:1), whose protein sequence is MRHATRRAIVTAAAALVLVGCAGTRSGPRPGASAPSAPAAPADTTRQQQDQLLKAAEHRLVVECLDAQGLSLPPASRARAPAPAPAEDPRLQTALFGKDPRELSLTLATGLTVTANSDGCTARARARLYGDQTRWFRAQVTVDNLRAEAHDRMKEDPAHRAALDRWTRCAAPAGGPREGRPDPAVADRCSRESGLADVRARLEPAEMATVRTLHRDQVDTYEEMRSHALRRAAELSAPPTGKKGKDPS, encoded by the coding sequence ATGCGACACGCCACCCGCCGGGCGATCGTCACGGCCGCAGCCGCCCTCGTCCTCGTCGGTTGTGCCGGCACCCGGTCGGGGCCCCGGCCGGGAGCCTCGGCACCATCCGCCCCCGCCGCGCCCGCGGACACCACCCGGCAGCAGCAGGACCAGCTCCTGAAGGCCGCCGAACACCGACTCGTCGTCGAGTGCCTGGACGCGCAGGGCCTCTCCTTGCCCCCGGCCTCCCGGGCCCGCGCCCCGGCTCCCGCGCCCGCCGAGGACCCCCGGCTGCAGACCGCCCTGTTCGGAAAGGACCCCCGCGAACTTTCCTTGACCCTCGCCACCGGCCTCACCGTCACCGCCAACAGCGACGGCTGCACCGCCCGGGCCCGCGCCCGCCTCTACGGAGACCAGACCCGCTGGTTCCGCGCCCAGGTCACCGTCGACAACCTCCGGGCCGAGGCCCATGACCGGATGAAGGAGGATCCCGCCCACCGTGCCGCGCTCGACCGCTGGACCCGCTGCGCCGCGCCCGCCGGCGGACCGCGCGAGGGCCGGCCCGATCCGGCCGTGGCCGACCGGTGCAGCCGCGAGAGCGGGCTGGCCGACGTACGGGCCCGGCTCGAACCCGCGGAGATGGCCACCGTCCGCACCCTCCACCGCGACCAGGTCGACACCTACGAGGAGATGCGCAGCCACGCACTGAGGCGAGCCGCGGAGCTGTCCGCGCCGCCTACCGGGAAGAAAGGCAAGGATCCGTCATGA
- a CDS encoding hypothetical protein (identified by MetaGeneAnnotator; putative;~sequence version:1), with protein MDRDIVGDHVRFAMACMGCGAEVEAAAGQSLVYGHLEWSVETDCPACGPVLACGRGDTPDDLRARLLDHGVHGPAGVELTGEAEGRAVTVMKVLRAEQSLGLAEARTALGDIRAGRYTGGTLPEVARLVDALRAAGIEARTVARR; from the coding sequence ATGGACCGGGACATCGTCGGGGATCACGTGCGGTTCGCCATGGCCTGTATGGGCTGTGGGGCCGAGGTGGAGGCCGCGGCAGGGCAGAGCCTGGTGTATGGGCACCTGGAGTGGAGCGTGGAGACGGACTGCCCGGCCTGTGGCCCGGTCTTGGCGTGCGGCCGCGGGGACACCCCGGACGACCTGCGCGCTCGCCTCCTCGACCATGGTGTGCACGGTCCGGCGGGTGTCGAGCTGACGGGGGAGGCCGAAGGGCGGGCGGTGACGGTCATGAAGGTGCTCCGGGCCGAGCAGAGCCTGGGCCTCGCCGAAGCCAGGACGGCCCTCGGGGACATCCGGGCGGGCCGGTACACGGGCGGCACGCTGCCCGAGGTGGCGCGGCTCGTGGACGCCCTGCGCGCGGCCGGGATCGAGGCGCGCACCGTCGCGCGCCGGTGA
- a CDS encoding hypothetical protein (identified by MetaGeneAnnotator; putative;~sequence version:1) gives MGTAHEAVRGTAGTVRGLALDIGSSRTRVWAPGAGVLADVPSGPVLRGRLTDASPHQRLLRKIADSAFGGAAEDTVVMLCHPVLADPEQREAARRMVAGLGPTRVVSVDSARAAAAYAAPTNGGPLLVVDLGAALTEVTLLVDGLVQDARLAEVGLDDLPERDGGPTAAVVDTATDMVMDLWRRDGTGAVLGALRRGVLITGGGALRMDLTGRLALRLGVRLRLANDPATSTVRGAGLLLSSTLRHPTAPRHRVAY, from the coding sequence ATGGGCACGGCGCACGAGGCGGTGCGGGGGACGGCGGGCACGGTCCGCGGACTCGCCCTCGACATCGGCAGCTCCCGCACCCGGGTGTGGGCACCCGGCGCGGGTGTGCTCGCGGACGTGCCGAGCGGCCCGGTCCTGCGCGGCCGGCTGACGGACGCCAGCCCGCACCAGCGACTGCTGCGGAAAATCGCCGACTCGGCTTTCGGCGGGGCGGCGGAGGACACCGTCGTCATGCTGTGCCATCCCGTGCTCGCCGATCCCGAGCAGCGGGAGGCGGCCCGCCGGATGGTGGCCGGACTGGGCCCGACCCGGGTCGTGTCGGTGGACAGCGCCCGGGCCGCCGCGGCCTACGCGGCTCCCACGAACGGCGGCCCGCTGCTGGTCGTCGACCTGGGCGCGGCGCTGACCGAGGTGACACTCCTGGTCGACGGCCTCGTCCAGGACGCCCGGCTCGCCGAGGTCGGCCTCGACGACCTGCCCGAGAGGGACGGCGGACCGACCGCCGCCGTGGTCGACACGGCCACGGACATGGTGATGGACCTGTGGCGCCGGGACGGCACCGGTGCCGTGCTCGGGGCGCTGCGCCGGGGTGTGCTGATCACCGGCGGCGGCGCGCTGCGCATGGACCTGACCGGCCGCCTCGCCCTGCGACTCGGGGTCCGGCTGCGTCTCGCCAACGACCCGGCGACCAGCACCGTTCGCGGCGCGGGCCTGCTGCTCTCCTCGACCCTGCGCCACCCGACCGCGCCCCGGCACCGCGTCGCGTACTGA